In a single window of the Rhizoctonia solani chromosome 16, complete sequence genome:
- a CDS encoding glycosyltransferase family 21 protein, protein MATALAWVGIIWYIILWGILLLGLRSVQKRYSIRPRSPLSSPPPPDDPLSVPGVSILRPLKGLDPNLYENLESTFLQEYPLERFEILFCVADADDQALDVANELLAKYPHVNARAVVGERLVGVNPKVNNLMEAYDRAEHDILWVLDSNIWSAPGTLARSVDALTQESTPRIGLVHHVPFVPPAAPLTTWGARVEAAFLNTTHAKMYVALNTLAIDSCVMGKSNMYRRSDVARVNGTLKHHPPITPAPRFGPPSENQTGLAAFGKFLAEDNFLASALWHELDVRHSLSCDVALNTLPPNMPLSGYIARRVRWIRVRKAMVLAATLLEPLTESITAGAFTIWSLKQLSIPIPPLVFLCLHLLAWITVDLYVYAALAMHHVPADQFKSFCAAWMLRELLAFPIWLRAVLGSEVEWRGTKYQMRKNGEVDRVDPNLLGKPRWKRSLWRFGVTLGFVGASPKGDYTALPTVDHR, encoded by the exons ATGGCAACGGCCTTGGCCTGGGTGGGAATAATTTGGTACATAATCCTATGGGGCATTTTACTGCTTGGTTTACGGAGCGT ACAAAAGCGTTACTCTATCCGTCCCCGTTCCCCCCTTTCttcaccaccacctccagaCGACCCTCTGAGTGTACCTGGTGTATCTATCCTAAGGCCTCTAAAAGGGCTCGACCCCAACTTGTACGAAAACCTTGAGTCAACTTTCTTGCAGGAATATCCTCTGGAGCGCTTCGAGATTCTCTTCTGCGTGGCCGACGCTGATGATCAGGCACTCGACGTTGCTAATGAACTGCTCGCAAAATATCCCCATGTAAATGCCAGGGCAGTCGTTG GCGAACGCCTGGTAGGCGTCAATCCCAAAGTGAATAACCTAATGGAGGCATACGACCGTGCCGAACATGACATTCTCTGGGTACTAGACTCTAATATCTGGTCTGCCCCCGGAACGCTTGCTCGTTCCGTCGACGCACTAACACAAGAATCGACACCCCGGATTGGCCTTGTACATCATGTGCCGTTTGTCCCACCAGCTGCGCCATTAACGACCTGGGGAGCTCGCGTTGAAGCTGCTTTCCTCAATACTACTCATGCCAAAATGTATGTTGCTCTCAACACATTGGCGATTGACTCGTGCGTCATGGGGAAATCAAATATGTACCGCCGCTCCGATGTCGCACGTGTAAACGGAACGTTAAAGCACCACCCGCCTATCACCCCTGCACCCAGATTCGGACCGCCTAGCGAGAATCAGACAGGGCTTGCTGCTTTCGGAAAGTTCCTAGCTGAAGACAATTTCCTTGCGTCTGCCCTATGGCACGAGCTTGACGTTCGACACTCACTCTCATGCGATGTAGCACTTAACACCCTGCCGCCAAATATGCCACTCTCCGGGTATATCGCTCGCAGAGTTCGCTGGATTCGGGTTCGAAAAGCAATGGTTCTCGCCGCTACCCTACTTGAACCACTTACCGAATCGATAACCGCCGGAGCTTTCACCATATGGTCACTCAAACAGCTCAGCATTCCTATACCACCCCTCGTCTTCTTGTGCTTGCATCTACTAGCATGGATAACAGTTGATCTTTACGTCTATGCCGCTCTAGCGATGCATCACGTCCCAGCTGATCAATTCAAGTCGTTCTGTGCAGCATGGATGCTACGCGAGCTGCTTGCCTTCCCAATTTGGTTACGGGCGGTTCTTGGGAGTGAAGTGGAATGGAGGGGAACCAAGTACCAGATGCGCAAGAACGGTGAGGTCGACCGCGTTGATCCGAATCTACTTGGGAAACCACGTTGGAAGCGCTCGTTGTGGAGATTTGGGGTTACTTTGGGCTTCGTTGGTGCAAGTCCAAAGGGCGACTACACGGCCTTGCCGACTGTTGATCATCGATAG
- a CDS encoding peptidase C12, ubiquitin carboxyl-terminal hydrolase 1 codes for MPASIPDSAAATAASSVTGGDIPTPHTVEEMKPDPKWIPLESNPEVFNAWSGKLGLTTKLFGFSDVYGLDPELLAMVPSPSKAVVLLFPITDATEQKRKDDDERLAKEAQPDIDPTLIYIKQTISNACGTIGLLHAILNSDIVLTPGSPLAQFIDLCKGRTPEERGKLLEETTLFAKAHIDAATSGQSAVPAPDRLDTDLHFTCFVIAPSPETKEKRLIELDGRRAGPIDHGPSEQDKLLEDVAKIVKERYISVSSSINFSMLSLGPHDN; via the exons ATGCCCGCTAGTATTCCGGACTCCGCTGCCGCAACAGCTGCTTCATCTGTCACTGGTGGAGACATTCCAACACCTCACACTGTCGAGGAGATGAAACCTGATCCCAAGTGGATTCCCCTAGAAAGTAACCCGGAG GTCTTTAACGCG TGGTCTGGAAAGCTGGGACTAACTACCAAGCTGTTCGGCTTCTCCGATGTGTACGGACTTGATCCGGAG CTGCTTGCAATGGTACCAAGCCCTAGCAAAGCAGTTGTCCTCCTATTTCCGATTACTGATGCTACAGAGCAAAAGCGAAAGGATGATGATGAGCGACTTGCAAAGGAGGCTCAACCGGATATCGACCCCACTTTGATTTACATCAAACAAACG ATCTCCAACGCATGTGGAACGATCGGATTGTTGCATGCAATCTTGAAT AGCGATATTGTCTTGACACCTGGCAGCCCCCTAGCCCAGTTCATCGACTTGTGCAAAG GGCGTACTCCTGAAGAACGCGGCAAGCTCCTTGAAGAGACTACGTTGTTTGCTAAAGCTCACATCGACGCTGCTACATCCGGCCAATCTGCCGTTCCCGCACCTGATCGCCTCGACACCGATTTGCACTTTACGTGCTTTGTGATCGCACCATCTCCTGAGACCAAGGAGAAAAGGCTGATAGAATTGGATGGCCGACGAGCAGGCCCAATTGACCATGGCCCTTCTGAACAGGATAAATTACTAGAG GATGTTGCTAAGATTGTTAAGGAGAGGTACATTTCAGTATCCTCGAGCATCAATTTCTCTATGCTATCCCTTGGTCCGCATGATAACTAG